In Streptomyces puniciscabiei, a single genomic region encodes these proteins:
- a CDS encoding class F sortase: MAPRSRRRRRPWYRTRAYRLTRTALLVTVLVAVGSRCGGGHPGPGRAGDPDAVAAAGGPGADGEASCEPPPGPPPHPLPRSRPTSFRIPFLGVDAPVTALRLDKDRQLQTPPVDKPRLVGWYEGGPTPGEPGTAIAVGHRDTTTGPAVFTALAQVKPCKLIEVGRADGRTAVYTVDRMKVFDKAGFPDKEVYAPAGRPELRVLTCGGFYNRRTGYTSNVVVFAHLTATK; the protein is encoded by the coding sequence ATGGCGCCGCGTAGCCGCCGCAGACGCAGGCCCTGGTACCGGACCCGCGCCTACCGCCTCACCAGGACGGCACTGCTGGTGACCGTCCTGGTGGCGGTGGGGAGCCGGTGCGGCGGCGGACACCCCGGGCCCGGCCGGGCGGGCGACCCGGACGCGGTGGCGGCCGCCGGCGGACCCGGCGCGGACGGGGAGGCGTCCTGCGAGCCCCCGCCCGGACCGCCGCCGCACCCGTTGCCCCGGTCCCGGCCGACGTCCTTCCGCATCCCCTTCCTGGGCGTCGACGCACCGGTCACGGCCCTCCGGCTCGACAAGGACCGGCAGCTTCAGACCCCGCCCGTGGACAAGCCCAGGCTGGTCGGCTGGTACGAGGGCGGCCCGACCCCGGGCGAGCCCGGCACCGCGATCGCCGTCGGCCACCGGGACACCACCACCGGCCCGGCCGTCTTCACCGCGCTCGCCCAGGTCAAGCCCTGCAAACTCATCGAGGTGGGGCGCGCCGACGGCCGTACCGCCGTCTACACCGTGGACCGGATGAAGGTCTTCGACAAGGCGGGCTTCCCGGACAAGGAGGTCTATGCCCCGGCCGGACGGCCGGAACTGCGCGTGCTGACCTGCGGCGGCTTCTACAACCGACGGACGGGCTACACGAGCAACGTCGTGGTCTTCGCGCACCTGACCGCGACCAAGTGA
- a CDS encoding CitMHS family transporter: protein MLTILGFAMIATFLVLIMLKKMSPIAALVLIPALFCVFVGKGAELGDYVIDGVTGLAPTAAMLMFAIVYFGVMIDVGLFDPIVRGILRFCRADPLRVVVGTAVLAAIVSLDGDGSTTFMITVSAMYPLYKRLKMSLVVMTGVAAMANGVMNTLPWGGPTARAATALKVDASDIFVPMIPALAMGLLFVLVLAYVLGRRERRRLGVLTLDEVLVEEPAETVLVGAGSGKSPARTGGSGHGSGAGLPEDEGFQGLDPHRPTLRPGLYWFNGLLTVALLTAMIMEWLPIPVLFLLGAALALTVNFPHMPDQKARIAAHAENVLNVSGMVFAAAVFTGVLQGTGMVDHMAKWLVGNIPAGMGPHMALVTGVLSIPLTYFMSNDGFYFGILPVLAEAGHAHGVSSLEIARASIIGQPLHMSSPLVPAVHVLVGMARVEFGDHTRFVVKWAALTSLVVLGAAILFGLV, encoded by the coding sequence ATGCTGACCATCCTCGGCTTCGCCATGATCGCGACCTTCCTGGTCCTGATCATGCTGAAGAAGATGTCGCCGATCGCGGCGCTCGTGCTCATACCCGCGCTGTTCTGCGTGTTCGTGGGCAAGGGCGCCGAGCTCGGCGACTACGTCATCGACGGCGTCACCGGCCTCGCCCCCACCGCGGCGATGCTCATGTTCGCGATCGTCTACTTCGGTGTGATGATCGACGTCGGCCTCTTCGACCCGATCGTGCGGGGCATCCTCAGGTTCTGCAGGGCCGACCCGCTGCGCGTCGTCGTCGGTACGGCGGTCCTCGCCGCGATCGTCTCCCTGGACGGCGACGGCTCCACCACCTTCATGATCACCGTCTCGGCGATGTACCCGCTGTACAAGCGCCTGAAGATGTCCCTGGTCGTGATGACCGGTGTGGCCGCCATGGCCAACGGCGTGATGAACACGCTGCCATGGGGCGGCCCGACCGCCCGTGCCGCGACCGCGCTGAAGGTCGACGCGAGCGACATCTTCGTGCCGATGATCCCGGCCCTCGCCATGGGCCTGCTGTTCGTCCTCGTCCTCGCCTACGTCCTCGGCCGCCGCGAGCGCCGGCGGCTCGGCGTGCTCACGCTGGACGAGGTGCTGGTGGAGGAGCCCGCCGAGACCGTTCTCGTGGGCGCCGGCTCCGGCAAGTCACCGGCGCGGACGGGCGGTTCGGGTCACGGCAGCGGCGCCGGCCTGCCCGAGGACGAGGGCTTCCAGGGCCTCGACCCGCACCGCCCCACCCTGCGTCCCGGGCTGTACTGGTTCAACGGGCTGCTCACGGTCGCCCTGCTCACCGCCATGATCATGGAATGGCTGCCGATCCCGGTGCTGTTCCTGCTCGGCGCGGCACTCGCGCTGACCGTCAACTTCCCGCACATGCCCGACCAGAAGGCCCGGATCGCCGCGCACGCCGAGAACGTCCTGAACGTCTCCGGCATGGTCTTCGCCGCCGCCGTCTTCACCGGCGTCCTCCAGGGCACCGGGATGGTCGACCACATGGCCAAGTGGCTGGTCGGCAACATCCCGGCCGGCATGGGCCCGCACATGGCCCTCGTCACCGGCGTGCTGAGCATCCCGCTGACGTACTTCATGTCCAACGACGGCTTCTACTTCGGCATCCTGCCGGTGCTCGCCGAGGCCGGACACGCGCACGGGGTGTCCTCGCTGGAGATCGCCCGAGCCTCGATCATCGGCCAGCCGCTGCACATGTCCAGCCCGCTCGTGCCCGCCGTCCACGTCCTGGTCGGCATGGCCAGGGTGGAGTTCGGCGACCACACCCGGTTCGTGGTCAAGTGGGCCGCCCTGACATCCCTGGTGGTGCTCGGGGCAGCGATCCTCTTCGGCCTCGTCTGA
- a CDS encoding MFS transporter, translated as MAPGGNRGWLLRLVLAFGFAQGAVSMARPAVSYRALALGADERAVGVIAGVYALLPLFAAVPLGRRTDHGRCAPLLPAGVVLISGGCALSGLVNSLWAMALWSGVMGLGHLCFVIGAQSLVARQSTPHEQDRNYGHFTIGASLGQLIGPIAAGALIGGPDMARSSALALVAAGAVAVVAFASLWRIEDRTALTSSVPQGDRVPVGRILRARGVPAGMLISLSVLSATDILTAYLPVVGEHRAIAPSVVGVLLSLRAGATIACRLVLTPLLRLLGRPALLTLTCLLAAVLCASVALPVPVWALGPMLTALGFCLGVGQPLSMTTVVQAAPEAARSTALALRLTGNRLGQVAAPAAVGLGAGVAGVAAPFVMLGALLLLSSAVALRSPERPEGRRDLPRRGRARSGLRRTSGL; from the coding sequence ATGGCGCCCGGTGGGAACCGCGGCTGGCTGCTCCGCCTCGTCCTCGCCTTCGGCTTCGCACAGGGGGCGGTGTCGATGGCCAGGCCCGCGGTCTCCTACCGGGCGCTCGCGCTGGGCGCCGACGAGCGGGCGGTCGGCGTCATCGCGGGTGTGTACGCGCTGCTCCCGCTGTTCGCCGCCGTACCGCTCGGCCGGCGCACCGACCACGGCCGCTGCGCACCCCTGCTCCCGGCGGGCGTGGTCCTGATCTCCGGCGGCTGCGCGCTCAGCGGGCTGGTGAACTCCCTCTGGGCGATGGCCCTGTGGAGCGGGGTGATGGGCCTCGGCCACCTCTGCTTCGTCATCGGCGCCCAGTCGCTGGTCGCCCGGCAGTCCACGCCGCACGAACAGGACCGCAACTACGGCCACTTCACCATCGGCGCCTCCCTCGGCCAGCTCATCGGCCCCATCGCCGCCGGCGCCCTGATCGGCGGCCCCGACATGGCCCGCAGCAGCGCGCTCGCCCTCGTGGCGGCGGGCGCGGTCGCGGTGGTCGCGTTCGCCTCGCTGTGGCGCATCGAGGACCGTACGGCCCTCACGTCCTCCGTGCCGCAGGGCGACCGTGTGCCGGTGGGCCGCATCCTGCGCGCCCGTGGCGTGCCCGCGGGCATGCTGATCAGCCTCTCCGTCCTGTCCGCGACGGACATCCTCACCGCGTATCTCCCGGTGGTCGGCGAGCACCGGGCCATCGCCCCCTCGGTGGTCGGCGTCCTGCTCAGCCTCCGCGCCGGCGCCACGATCGCCTGCCGTCTGGTCCTCACCCCACTGCTCCGGCTGCTCGGCCGCCCCGCGCTGCTCACGCTGACCTGCCTCCTGGCGGCGGTCCTGTGCGCGTCGGTCGCGTTGCCGGTGCCGGTCTGGGCGCTCGGGCCGATGCTCACGGCGCTGGGTTTCTGCCTGGGCGTGGGCCAGCCGCTGTCGATGACGACCGTGGTGCAGGCGGCGCCCGAGGCGGCCCGCTCCACGGCGCTCGCGCTGCGGCTGACCGGCAACCGGCTCGGGCAGGTCGCCGCGCCCGCCGCCGTCGGCCTGGGCGCGGGCGTGGCCGGGGTGGCGGCGCCGTTCGTGATGCTGGGGGCGCTGCTGCTGCTGTCGTCGGCGGTGGCGCTGCGGTCGCCGGAGCGGCCCGAGGGGCGGAGGGACCTCCCGAGGCGGGGGCGGGCGCGCTCCGGATTGCGCCGGACGAGCGGTCTCTGA